The Rhododendron vialii isolate Sample 1 chromosome 6a, ASM3025357v1 genome includes a window with the following:
- the LOC131330213 gene encoding uncharacterized protein LOC131330213: MAKNRNKKKLKNGSTAMDIASDQTVADRVLAMDTSESAAPNPSKIAAPSRSLKRGVQMKRSKNVRKMKAIAKAVCKSEKSVEKILKHETKISRTQSAKKLYD; this comes from the exons ATGGCGAAGAACAGAAACAAGAAGAAGCTTAAAAATGGATCTACAGCTATGGACATCGCCTCCGATCAGACGGTCGCTGATCGCGTTCTAG CAATGGATACCTCAGAGTCTGCAGCTCCAAACCCATCTAAAATCGCTGCCCCCAGCAG GAGTTTGAAAAGGGGTGTACAGATGAAAAGATCAAAGAACGTCCGAAAGATGAAAGCCATAGCCAAAGCAGTATGTAAAAGTGAGAAATCAGTGGAGAAAATTTTGAAGCACGAAACCAAGATATCGAGAACGCAATCTGCAAAAAAGCTCTACGACTGA